The following are from one region of the Streptomyces rubrogriseus genome:
- a CDS encoding alpha/beta fold hydrolase translates to MSTTQHTLPPVYDHRTGTGPTLVFLHYWGGSARTWDLVVDRLPGRAVVAVDFRGWGRSRALPGPYTLGRLADDTLAVLADAGVTDYVLVGHSMGGKVAQLVAATRPAGLRGIVLVASGPAKPAAQVTPEYREALSHAYDSAESVAGARDHVLTATELPAALRARIVTDSRNVGDAARIEWPLRGIAQDITEHTRRIDVPALVVAGEHDQVEPAGVLRDNLVPYLARADFVVVPRTGHLIPLEAPADLADAVTAFATAV, encoded by the coding sequence ATGAGCACCACGCAGCACACGCTTCCGCCCGTTTACGACCATCGGACCGGGACCGGGCCGACCCTTGTGTTCCTGCACTACTGGGGTGGCTCCGCCCGCACCTGGGACCTCGTCGTCGACCGCCTGCCGGGCCGTGCCGTGGTCGCGGTCGACTTCCGCGGATGGGGCCGGTCAAGGGCGCTCCCCGGCCCTTATACCCTCGGTCGCCTCGCCGACGACACGCTCGCCGTGCTCGCGGACGCGGGGGTCACCGACTACGTGCTGGTCGGACATTCGATGGGGGGCAAGGTCGCCCAGCTGGTGGCGGCCACCCGGCCCGCGGGCCTGCGCGGAATCGTTCTCGTCGCCTCCGGACCCGCCAAGCCCGCCGCCCAGGTCACTCCCGAGTACCGGGAAGCCCTGTCCCACGCCTACGACTCGGCCGAGTCCGTGGCCGGGGCACGGGATCACGTCCTCACGGCGACCGAGCTGCCCGCCGCGCTCAGGGCGCGGATCGTGACCGATTCGCGGAACGTCGGCGACGCCGCCCGCATCGAGTGGCCCTTGCGCGGCATCGCGCAGGACATCACCGAGCACACCCGCAGGATCGACGTGCCCGCGCTCGTGGTCGCCGGGGAACACGACCAGGTGGAACCGGCCGGTGTACTCCGCGACAACCTGGTGCCCTACCTCGCCCGAGCCGACTTCGTGGTGGTCCCCCGCACCGGACACCTGATCCCGCTGGAGGCTCCGGCCGACCTGGCCGACGCCGTCACCGCGTTCGCCACGGCGGTCTGA